One window of the Brevibacterium limosum genome contains the following:
- the rpsP gene encoding 30S ribosomal protein S16 yields the protein MAVKIRLTRMGKIRAPFYRVVVMDSRTRRDGKAKEQIGIYHPTREPSVVEIDSERAQYWLSVGAQPTDQVRALLKLTGDWQKFKGEGEAVNTVKPQPEKEAYVAPNAESVIKEAITQKGGSKSEAPAEEAAEPAEESAEV from the coding sequence GTGGCAGTCAAAATTCGTCTGACCCGCATGGGCAAGATCCGTGCACCCTTCTACCGCGTCGTCGTCATGGATTCGCGCACGCGTCGTGACGGCAAGGCAAAAGAGCAGATCGGCATCTACCACCCGACGCGCGAGCCCTCGGTCGTGGAGATCGACTCCGAGCGCGCTCAGTACTGGCTCTCGGTGGGCGCCCAGCCCACCGATCAGGTGCGTGCACTGCTCAAGCTCACCGGTGACTGGCAGAAGTTCAAGGGTGAAGGTGAAGCGGTCAACACCGTGAAGCCGCAGCCGGAGAAGGAGGCCTATGTGGCTCCCAACGCCGAATCGGTGATCAAGGAAGCCATCACCCAGAAGGGCGGCAGCAAGTCCGAGGCTCCGGCCGAGGAAGCAGCCGAGCCCGCTGAAGAGAGCGCTGAAGTCTGA
- the trmD gene encoding tRNA (guanosine(37)-N1)-methyltransferase TrmD yields the protein MSIDVVSIFPEYLSGLQLSLIGKAVDRGQLSLRVHDLRDFTSDRHNTVDDSPYGGGAGMVMKAEPWALALEHILAVRGSAAEGDSPEGGRSHSPAVGSKPTLIVPSPAGQVFDQRIAEDLADRDHLVFACGRYEGIDQRVIDWAGEHFELLPMSIGDYVLNGGEVASMVMIEAVSRLIPGVIGNPESLAEESHEDGLLEYPIYTKPANWRGREVPEILLSGNHAAIARWRRDRRLERTAEVRPDLLERLDDLNKDDLAALERFESERSTVTE from the coding sequence ATGTCGATCGACGTCGTGTCGATCTTTCCCGAATATCTCTCCGGGCTGCAGCTCTCGCTCATCGGCAAAGCCGTCGACCGTGGGCAGCTGAGCCTGCGCGTCCACGACCTGCGGGACTTCACCTCCGACCGGCACAACACGGTCGATGATTCGCCCTACGGCGGGGGAGCGGGCATGGTCATGAAGGCCGAACCCTGGGCCCTGGCTCTCGAGCACATCCTCGCGGTGCGCGGCAGCGCTGCGGAGGGTGACAGTCCGGAAGGTGGCCGGAGCCACAGTCCTGCGGTCGGATCCAAACCGACGCTCATCGTGCCCAGCCCCGCCGGGCAGGTGTTCGACCAGCGCATCGCCGAGGACCTCGCCGACCGGGACCACCTCGTCTTCGCCTGCGGACGCTACGAAGGCATCGACCAGCGCGTCATCGACTGGGCGGGGGAGCACTTCGAACTGCTGCCTATGAGCATCGGCGACTACGTGCTCAACGGCGGTGAAGTCGCCTCGATGGTGATGATCGAAGCGGTCAGCCGCCTCATCCCCGGTGTCATCGGCAATCCCGAGTCACTGGCCGAGGAGAGTCACGAAGACGGGCTGCTCGAATACCCCATCTATACGAAGCCGGCGAACTGGCGCGGACGTGAGGTGCCCGAGATCCTGCTCAGCGGCAACCATGCCGCGATCGCACGCTGGCGACGTGACCGACGTCTCGAACGCACCGCTGAAGTCAGACCCGACCTGCTCGAGAGACTCGATGACCTGAACAAGGACGACCTGGCGGCGCTTGAGCGGTTTGAGTCTGAGCGCTCAACCGTGACAGAATAG
- a CDS encoding YifB family Mg chelatase-like AAA ATPase has product MSEETPGREHRPPEAVGSDEAEPECSEPETGGGGAEPEPSGPQPTTHIIGRASAVALWGLTGKIVSIEAGVSAGLPGIDIVGLPDASVSESRKRLRAALAYLGRPVATQHLTINLTPGTVPKIGTGFDLGIAVAVLRALSLITNDDTGDVVHCGEIGLDGRIRPVTGVLPSLHTALQAGFDRFVVPVGNADEAALIGRARILPVASLAEVVNAYGGSMAVPALPAVLEMDRPVPVAPELHDLAEVQGQAEGRFGLEVAAAGGHNLLMRGTPGAGKTLLAQCLPGILPPLDDDEAVEVATVRSLRGELDGSDGLDHRPPFEAPHHRSTASALIGGRRPGTVGVLSRAHRGVLFMDEAPEFSRDVLEALRQPMESRRVHIHRAWGSMVLPASFQLIMAANPCPCGVGMAGAGADCRCTPLDKRRYRNRLSGPLLDRVDLQLELFPVSPADIRLGGDQETSATVAARVLEARNRQAERFADCDWRLNADAPGTWLREHFALTPAALTDLDRALDTGRITMRGYDRVLRVATTLADLVGKPGPDPDTMRMALALRTQES; this is encoded by the coding sequence ATGAGCGAGGAGACACCGGGACGCGAGCACCGGCCACCGGAAGCGGTCGGTTCAGACGAGGCCGAGCCCGAATGCTCTGAGCCTGAGACAGGAGGCGGGGGAGCAGAGCCGGAACCGTCTGGACCCCAGCCAACGACACACATCATCGGGCGGGCCTCGGCCGTGGCCCTGTGGGGACTGACCGGGAAGATCGTCTCGATCGAAGCCGGCGTCAGCGCCGGACTGCCCGGAATCGACATCGTCGGACTGCCCGATGCCTCGGTGAGCGAATCACGCAAACGACTCCGAGCCGCCCTGGCCTACCTCGGCAGACCCGTTGCCACACAACACCTGACGATCAACCTCACTCCCGGCACTGTGCCGAAGATCGGCACCGGATTCGACCTCGGCATCGCCGTGGCCGTGCTCAGAGCACTGTCGCTGATCACCAACGACGACACCGGCGATGTCGTCCACTGCGGTGAGATCGGACTCGACGGCAGGATCCGTCCCGTCACCGGAGTGCTCCCTTCCCTGCACACAGCACTGCAGGCAGGCTTCGACCGCTTCGTCGTCCCCGTCGGCAACGCCGACGAGGCGGCCCTCATCGGACGGGCCAGAATCCTCCCGGTCGCCTCACTGGCCGAAGTCGTCAATGCCTACGGCGGATCGATGGCCGTGCCCGCACTGCCCGCAGTCCTCGAAATGGACCGCCCCGTCCCCGTCGCCCCGGAACTCCACGACCTAGCCGAGGTCCAAGGACAGGCCGAAGGACGATTCGGTCTCGAAGTCGCCGCCGCGGGCGGCCACAACCTGCTCATGCGGGGCACGCCGGGAGCGGGCAAGACCCTGCTGGCTCAATGCCTCCCCGGAATCCTGCCGCCCCTCGACGACGATGAAGCCGTCGAAGTCGCCACCGTCCGCTCTCTGCGCGGAGAACTCGACGGCAGCGACGGACTCGACCACCGGCCCCCGTTCGAAGCACCCCACCACCGCAGCACCGCCTCGGCGCTCATCGGCGGACGCCGCCCCGGAACGGTCGGGGTCCTCAGCCGCGCCCACCGCGGGGTGCTGTTCATGGACGAAGCCCCCGAATTCTCCCGCGACGTCCTCGAAGCCCTGCGGCAGCCGATGGAATCCCGTCGCGTCCACATCCACCGCGCCTGGGGATCGATGGTGCTTCCGGCCTCGTTCCAACTCATCATGGCCGCGAACCCCTGCCCCTGCGGAGTCGGGATGGCCGGAGCCGGCGCGGACTGTCGGTGCACGCCCCTGGACAAGCGCCGCTACCGCAACCGTCTGTCCGGCCCGCTGCTCGACAGAGTCGACCTGCAGCTCGAACTCTTCCCCGTCTCACCCGCCGACATCAGGCTCGGCGGAGACCAGGAGACCAGCGCCACCGTCGCGGCCCGCGTCCTCGAAGCGCGGAACCGACAGGCCGAACGCTTCGCTGACTGCGACTGGCGGCTCAACGCCGACGCACCCGGAACCTGGCTGCGCGAACACTTCGCACTCACACCGGCGGCCCTGACCGATCTCGACCGGGCCCTCGACACGGGCCGGATCACAATGCGCGGCTACGACAGAGTGCTGCGAGTCGCGACCACCCTGGCCGACCTGGTGGGAAAGCCAGGACCCGACCCCGACACGATGAGAATGGCGCTCGCCCTGAGGACACAGGAGTCATGA
- a CDS encoding DUF2469 domain-containing protein, which produces MSADDLDDYEAQLELALYKEYRDVVGLFAYVVETERRFYLANHVDLKAHNDAGDVYFELTLRDAWVWDSYRSARFIKTVHVLTFKDVNIEEIAKSDLEPPTAIRG; this is translated from the coding sequence ATGAGTGCCGATGATCTTGACGACTACGAAGCACAACTCGAGCTTGCGCTGTACAAGGAATACCGGGACGTCGTCGGTCTCTTCGCCTACGTCGTCGAGACCGAGCGCCGGTTCTACCTCGCCAACCATGTCGACCTCAAGGCTCACAACGACGCCGGCGACGTGTACTTCGAACTCACCCTGCGCGATGCCTGGGTGTGGGACAGCTACCGGTCGGCACGGTTCATCAAGACCGTGCATGTGCTGACGTTCAAGGACGTCAACATCGAGGAGATCGCGAAATCCGATCTCGAGCCGCCGACCGCGATCCGCGGCTGA
- the lepB gene encoding signal peptidase I — protein MPNRHEDATFGSRLLSSARFWKAIVAIVVVIIVLGGSIRGFVIQRFTIPSASMEPTLQVDDSITVWRPDALRGDIRRGDIVVFDGRGSFVDDALPTPLQKIGSWVGLGPRDVYYVKRVIAVGGDTLECCDAKGRLLLNGKPLNEDFAPTPASAVEFSIEVPEDTMWVMGDNRNDSADSRSLLGRPGGGFIPTDRVIGPVIGHGSSID, from the coding sequence GTGCCGAACAGACATGAAGACGCGACCTTCGGGTCGCGTCTTCTGTCTTCGGCACGCTTCTGGAAGGCGATCGTGGCGATCGTCGTCGTCATCATCGTCCTCGGCGGGTCGATCCGCGGATTCGTCATCCAGCGCTTCACGATTCCGAGCGCGTCGATGGAGCCGACGCTGCAGGTCGACGACTCGATCACAGTGTGGCGTCCGGACGCCCTGCGCGGAGACATCCGACGCGGAGACATCGTCGTCTTCGACGGTCGCGGGTCGTTCGTCGATGATGCGCTGCCCACTCCTCTGCAGAAGATCGGATCCTGGGTCGGACTCGGCCCCCGCGACGTCTACTACGTCAAACGCGTCATCGCCGTCGGCGGTGACACCCTCGAATGCTGCGACGCGAAGGGGCGTCTGCTCCTCAACGGCAAGCCCCTGAACGAAGACTTTGCCCCGACCCCGGCCTCCGCGGTGGAGTTCTCCATCGAAGTCCCCGAGGACACCATGTGGGTGATGGGCGACAACCGCAATGACTCCGCCGACTCACGGTCGCTGCTGGGACGGCCCGGTGGGGGCTTCATCCCCACCGATCGGGTCATCGGCCCCGTGATCGGTCACGGCTCATCGATCGACTGA
- the rplS gene encoding 50S ribosomal protein L19: MQKLDVVDAASLKSDVPEFRAGDTLNVHVKVIEGSRSRIQVFKGIVIRRQGDGVRETFTVRKISFGVGVERTFPVHSPNVDKIEVLTRGAVRRAKLYYLRELRGKAARIREKA, from the coding sequence ATGCAGAAGCTCGATGTTGTAGATGCAGCCTCGCTGAAGTCTGATGTTCCCGAATTCCGTGCGGGCGACACCCTCAACGTTCACGTCAAGGTGATCGAAGGTTCGCGCTCGCGTATTCAGGTCTTCAAGGGAATCGTCATCCGTCGCCAGGGCGACGGCGTCCGCGAGACCTTCACCGTCCGTAAGATCAGCTTCGGCGTCGGTGTGGAGCGTACCTTCCCGGTGCACTCGCCCAACGTCGACAAGATCGAGGTCCTCACCCGCGGCGCCGTCCGCCGTGCAAAGCTGTACTACCTGCGCGAACTGCGCGGCAAGGCCGCTCGCATCCGCGAAAAGGCCTGA
- a CDS encoding ribonuclease HII codes for MAVSGLTDLSVERGLLSEGFDFVIGVDEVGRGALAGPVSVGVALFDLRVLTAAEVPAGIHDSKQLSAQSRRDATDRVRSWAAAAAVGSTTPAELDEVGMTMALNLAGRRAMLSVLREWAGTGSAGHDPNGFDENGVAASARVLPDRTMVLLDGRHDWLSAPLTLDCLGIFGDCADLELPPVRTIIKGDGSVPAIAAASIVAKVARDEAMIVLAEAHPHYGWESNVGYGTVKHRQGIAELGPCIHHRRSFRLSADTGAKEGLS; via the coding sequence ATGGCCGTAAGTGGACTCACCGATCTCAGCGTCGAACGCGGACTGCTGAGCGAGGGATTCGATTTCGTCATCGGCGTCGACGAGGTGGGCCGCGGCGCTCTGGCCGGCCCGGTCAGCGTCGGCGTCGCCCTGTTCGATCTGCGCGTCCTCACCGCCGCCGAGGTGCCTGCCGGCATCCATGATTCGAAGCAGCTGAGCGCGCAGTCCCGACGGGATGCCACCGACCGTGTGCGATCGTGGGCGGCCGCCGCGGCGGTGGGGTCGACGACCCCTGCCGAACTCGACGAGGTGGGGATGACGATGGCGCTCAACCTCGCCGGACGTCGCGCCATGCTCTCGGTCCTCCGGGAATGGGCCGGCACCGGTTCGGCCGGGCACGATCCGAACGGGTTCGACGAGAACGGCGTGGCCGCCTCGGCGAGGGTTCTGCCTGACCGGACGATGGTCCTCCTCGACGGGCGGCACGATTGGCTGTCTGCTCCACTCACCCTCGATTGCCTGGGGATATTCGGTGACTGTGCCGACCTCGAACTGCCGCCGGTGCGCACCATCATCAAGGGCGACGGCTCCGTTCCGGCGATCGCGGCGGCGAGCATCGTGGCGAAAGTGGCACGCGATGAGGCGATGATCGTACTCGCCGAAGCCCATCCGCACTATGGTTGGGAATCGAACGTGGGATACGGGACGGTGAAGCACCGGCAGGGCATCGCCGAACTCGGACCCTGCATCCACCACCGGAGAAGCTTCCGCCTGAGCGCGGACACAGGAGCGAAGGAGGGTCTGTCATGA
- a CDS encoding tyrosine recombinase XerC codes for MSTDSTVAEVVSGYADHLRSRDVSEHTARAYVADVTDFLDHAVHSTKIRGSSEKGAATATSKRTSSDGEQSLPDGAGNSSKTSGPRIDVAGVELDDLRSWLIALDDAGAAKSTVARKIAAVRSFFAYGVSNLGLQNNPAARLRTPKKDSRLPTVLKPQQAADLISAAERSRSGNTAAGHEQQDESGASGSNTLGEKPDPLDAAKRIRDAAILEMLYATAVRVSELTGLDRSDIDHRASMITVLGKGDKERRVPFGSPARRALEDWLAARELFAGPNSGDAVFLGVRGGRIGARQVRELVHRYGSHDPSAPDIGPHGLRHSAATHMLDRGADLRQIQELLGHSTMSSTQIYTQVSMQRLQDTYRRAHPRA; via the coding sequence GTGAGCACAGACTCGACCGTCGCCGAGGTGGTGTCCGGCTATGCCGACCACCTGCGGTCCCGTGATGTCTCCGAACACACCGCTCGCGCCTACGTCGCCGACGTCACCGACTTCCTCGACCATGCCGTGCACTCGACGAAGATCCGAGGCAGCTCCGAGAAAGGCGCGGCAACGGCGACGTCCAAGCGGACCTCGTCTGACGGCGAACAGAGCCTGCCGGACGGAGCAGGAAACTCGTCGAAGACTTCCGGGCCGCGAATCGATGTTGCTGGCGTCGAACTCGATGACCTGCGGTCTTGGCTCATCGCGCTCGACGACGCCGGAGCCGCGAAATCGACGGTGGCTCGCAAGATCGCGGCCGTGCGTTCCTTCTTCGCCTATGGTGTGAGCAATCTGGGGCTGCAGAACAATCCGGCCGCACGTCTGCGGACACCGAAGAAGGACTCGCGTCTGCCCACGGTGCTCAAACCCCAGCAGGCCGCCGACCTCATCTCCGCCGCCGAGAGGTCCCGGTCAGGAAACACCGCGGCTGGACATGAACAGCAGGATGAATCCGGGGCGAGCGGTTCGAACACACTTGGGGAAAAGCCAGACCCGCTCGACGCGGCCAAACGCATTCGGGACGCCGCGATCCTCGAAATGCTCTACGCCACCGCGGTGCGCGTCTCGGAACTCACCGGGCTCGACCGCAGCGATATCGATCACCGGGCATCGATGATCACCGTGCTCGGCAAGGGCGACAAGGAACGTCGTGTCCCCTTTGGAAGCCCAGCGCGCAGGGCCCTCGAGGACTGGCTCGCCGCCCGCGAGCTGTTCGCCGGTCCCAACAGCGGCGACGCAGTGTTCCTCGGCGTCCGCGGGGGACGCATCGGTGCGAGGCAGGTGCGCGAACTCGTCCACCGCTACGGCTCCCACGACCCCAGCGCCCCGGACATCGGTCCGCACGGACTGCGTCACTCGGCGGCAACCCATATGCTCGACCGCGGCGCCGACCTGCGGCAGATCCAAGAGCTGCTCGGCCACTCCACCATGAGCAGCACCCAGATCTACACCCAGGTGTCCATGCAGCGGCTGCAGGACACCTACCGTCGAGCACATCCGCGGGCCTGA
- the lepB gene encoding signal peptidase I, which yields MTSESEASPPPASKRFARGLLETVAIIVIALLISTALKTWVVRAFYIPSESMMTTLQVDDRVLVNQLAHRFGPADRGDIIVFDDPDHWLSAAETTEYTPNPFLEFIGLAPSDAGNQLIKRVIGVGGDTIRCCDSEGRLLVNGEPIDETYLDEGTAPSDLEFEITVPEGHYWVMGDNRGNSADSRYHMDTDPYVAEDDVVGTVFLINWPFKHFSWVSTPDEVFADVPDTAEGITGN from the coding sequence ATGACAAGCGAATCCGAAGCTTCCCCGCCGCCTGCCTCGAAACGGTTCGCGCGCGGGCTGTTGGAGACCGTGGCGATCATCGTCATCGCCCTGCTCATCTCGACGGCGCTGAAGACGTGGGTCGTCCGCGCTTTCTATATTCCGTCCGAATCCATGATGACCACCCTCCAGGTCGACGACCGCGTGCTCGTCAACCAGCTGGCTCACCGCTTCGGACCCGCGGACCGCGGCGACATCATCGTCTTCGACGACCCGGATCATTGGCTCTCGGCCGCCGAGACCACCGAATACACACCCAACCCGTTTCTCGAATTCATCGGCTTGGCGCCCTCGGACGCGGGAAACCAGCTGATCAAACGCGTCATCGGCGTCGGCGGCGACACCATCCGCTGCTGTGACTCAGAAGGACGCCTGCTGGTCAACGGCGAACCGATCGACGAGACCTACCTCGACGAAGGCACCGCCCCCTCGGACCTCGAATTCGAGATCACCGTGCCCGAGGGCCACTACTGGGTGATGGGCGACAACCGCGGCAACTCCGCTGACTCCCGGTACCACATGGACACCGACCCCTATGTGGCCGAGGACGACGTGGTCGGCACCGTGTTCCTCATCAACTGGCCGTTCAAGCACTTCAGCTGGGTCTCCACCCCCGACGAGGTCTTCGCGGACGTGCCGGACACCGCAGAGGGAATCACCGGGAACTGA
- the dprA gene encoding DNA-processing protein DprA yields the protein MTVNAHDEVRSAIASLLRIGEPGDGLLKRLVDGIGPVAARAIIAAVGRGETTAHDAVQGLATTGAEAAEHAQMPEAIDRWAVRAGEAGAVGNDLDKIARIGGRLVIPGDDEWPRMLDDLGPAAPLGLWVRGSASLGAVLTRAVAVVGARAASSYGTKCASDLAWDLAARGITVVSGGAFGIDAAAHRAAVAREAPTVAFMAGGVDRFYPAANAELFEQILTTGAIVSETAPGMTPMRHRFLLRNRLIAASAQVSVIVEAGWRSGALNTARHALELSRQVAAFPGSVYSASSAGAHRLVREHEAELVTCSDDVIALTDDDTPALFDAAAVGDAPHSGDRSPSSDPREALDEREKICLNALTVSKPLDVGTIASRAGLTIADALNSLTALDLDGLAARRDTGWVKLRKSRG from the coding sequence ATGACCGTGAACGCACATGATGAAGTCCGCTCAGCCATCGCCTCACTCCTGCGCATCGGCGAGCCCGGTGACGGTCTGCTCAAACGCCTCGTCGACGGCATCGGTCCCGTCGCCGCCCGGGCGATCATCGCCGCCGTCGGCCGGGGTGAGACCACAGCCCACGACGCCGTCCAGGGTCTGGCCACCACCGGTGCCGAGGCGGCTGAACATGCTCAGATGCCAGAGGCCATCGACCGGTGGGCGGTGCGAGCCGGCGAAGCCGGCGCTGTCGGGAATGATCTGGACAAGATCGCGAGAATCGGTGGGCGCCTGGTCATCCCCGGTGACGATGAGTGGCCTCGGATGCTCGACGACCTCGGTCCAGCTGCGCCACTGGGGCTATGGGTCCGAGGGTCGGCTTCTCTCGGTGCCGTGCTGACTCGTGCCGTTGCCGTGGTCGGGGCCAGAGCGGCCAGCAGCTACGGAACCAAATGCGCTTCGGACCTCGCGTGGGATCTTGCCGCTCGTGGAATCACCGTCGTGTCCGGGGGAGCTTTCGGCATCGACGCGGCCGCCCACCGTGCCGCCGTCGCTCGGGAAGCACCGACGGTGGCATTCATGGCCGGGGGCGTCGACCGCTTCTACCCGGCGGCGAACGCCGAACTGTTCGAACAGATCCTCACCACCGGCGCCATCGTGTCCGAGACCGCTCCGGGAATGACGCCGATGCGCCACCGATTCCTGCTGCGCAATCGGCTCATCGCCGCCTCCGCGCAGGTGAGCGTCATCGTCGAAGCCGGTTGGCGCAGCGGGGCACTCAACACCGCCCGGCATGCCCTCGAACTCTCCCGGCAGGTCGCGGCTTTCCCCGGGTCCGTCTATTCGGCGTCCTCGGCCGGGGCCCACAGGCTCGTGCGTGAACACGAGGCGGAGCTCGTCACCTGCAGCGACGATGTCATCGCGCTCACGGACGATGACACCCCGGCGCTGTTCGACGCTGCCGCAGTGGGAGACGCCCCGCACAGCGGAGATCGTTCGCCGTCGTCCGACCCCCGGGAAGCGCTCGACGAGCGGGAGAAGATCTGTCTGAATGCGCTGACCGTATCGAAGCCGCTCGACGTCGGCACCATCGCCTCTCGGGCAGGTCTGACGATTGCCGACGCGCTCAACTCCCTGACCGCACTCGACCTCGACGGTTTGGCAGCTCGGCGCGACACAGGGTGGGTGAAACTGCGCAAGTCCCGCGGCTGA
- the rimM gene encoding ribosome maturation factor RimM (Essential for efficient processing of 16S rRNA), translated as MDTVIARLGKPHGIKGEFTVEVRTDRPEDRLNPGASFATDPDIGPLTLKSARWHRDRLLLAFDEVADRNRAEEIRNTLILAEAVDDEDDSDAWYLDDLIGLSVYENDALVGEIVDVTNGTAQDLLHMKHTDGHVVLIPFVTEIVPDVDIDAGRIHVTPPAGLFDAE; from the coding sequence ATGGACACGGTGATCGCCCGGCTGGGCAAGCCGCACGGAATCAAGGGCGAGTTCACCGTCGAGGTGCGCACCGACCGACCCGAGGACCGGCTGAATCCCGGAGCGAGCTTCGCCACCGATCCCGATATCGGACCGCTGACGCTGAAGTCGGCGAGATGGCATCGCGATCGCCTGCTCCTGGCCTTCGACGAGGTCGCCGACCGCAACCGCGCCGAGGAGATCCGCAACACCCTCATCCTCGCCGAGGCGGTCGACGACGAGGACGATTCCGACGCCTGGTACCTCGACGACCTCATCGGACTCTCGGTCTATGAGAACGACGCCCTCGTCGGCGAGATCGTCGACGTCACGAACGGCACCGCCCAGGATCTGCTGCACATGAAGCACACCGACGGACACGTTGTGCTCATCCCGTTCGTCACCGAGATCGTGCCCGACGTCGACATCGACGCCGGTCGCATCCACGTCACCCCGCCCGCCGGCCTCTTCGACGCCGAATGA
- a CDS encoding D-alanyl-D-alanine carboxypeptidase family protein: MDLFALDRFRPRFHQREAETGSRFGSPPSVFLALIIAAALVLTATPPAASAATGPGSTAAQSAPKTSTSKNWATPVPAMEIIEAFDPPDKPWLKGHRGIDVLAVVGEPLRAPTTGTIRFAGTVAGMATVSILTDSGHVLTFQPAATSLAKGESFAAGEQIGAVDSGGHCQRSCLHIGAWPAASEKRYVDPVRFFGQEQSALLPLSRKPAKEPKGGGDSTTSGAGAWGGHRNGRIPASAMCRLETAPGQMLRCDAQAAFDRLSKAFEARFGAPISVTDAYRDYATQVILKRRKGRMAATPGTSNHGWALAVDLGSGINSFGTAQHQWMRANAPKFGWIHPGWARQTGSLPEPWHWEFRK; the protein is encoded by the coding sequence ATGGATCTCTTTGCGCTCGACCGATTCCGCCCACGCTTTCACCAGCGTGAGGCCGAGACCGGCTCACGTTTCGGTTCGCCGCCGTCTGTGTTCCTCGCCCTGATCATCGCAGCGGCCCTGGTGCTCACGGCCACTCCCCCGGCGGCGAGCGCCGCCACCGGCCCTGGCTCGACAGCAGCACAGAGCGCTCCGAAGACGAGCACTTCGAAGAATTGGGCCACCCCGGTGCCGGCGATGGAGATCATCGAGGCCTTCGACCCTCCGGACAAACCGTGGCTCAAGGGGCATCGCGGAATCGACGTGCTCGCCGTCGTCGGCGAGCCGCTGCGGGCACCCACGACGGGGACGATTCGCTTTGCGGGGACCGTGGCGGGGATGGCCACCGTCAGCATCCTCACCGATTCCGGACATGTGCTCACGTTCCAGCCGGCCGCGACATCGTTGGCAAAGGGTGAGAGCTTCGCCGCCGGTGAGCAGATCGGCGCGGTGGACAGCGGTGGTCATTGTCAGCGTTCGTGCCTGCATATCGGGGCGTGGCCGGCCGCGAGCGAGAAGAGATATGTCGATCCGGTCAGGTTCTTCGGCCAGGAGCAGTCGGCTCTGCTGCCGCTGTCTCGGAAACCGGCGAAGGAACCGAAAGGCGGTGGGGATTCGACCACTTCGGGTGCTGGTGCATGGGGCGGTCACAGGAACGGGCGGATACCCGCCTCGGCGATGTGCCGGTTGGAGACGGCGCCCGGTCAGATGCTGCGCTGTGATGCTCAGGCCGCGTTCGATCGGCTCTCGAAGGCGTTCGAGGCCCGTTTCGGTGCTCCGATCTCCGTCACCGACGCCTACCGGGACTACGCCACGCAGGTGATCCTCAAGCGTCGGAAGGGGCGGATGGCGGCGACACCGGGGACATCGAATCACGGATGGGCGCTGGCGGTCGACCTCGGCAGCGGGATCAATTCCTTCGGCACCGCACAGCATCAGTGGATGCGGGCGAACGCACCGAAGTTCGGCTGGATCCACCCCGGATGGGCGAGGCAGACGGGGTCGCTGCCCGAGCCGTGGCATTGGGAGTTCCGCAAGTAG
- a CDS encoding RNA-binding protein, whose product MLPDSLEHLVRGIVDHPDDVSVRSRSSQRGTTLEVRVHPDDLGRVIGRAGRTAKALRTVMNSLAGRESVRVDLIEA is encoded by the coding sequence ATGTTGCCTGATTCGCTCGAACATCTGGTCCGCGGAATCGTCGATCATCCCGACGACGTCTCCGTTCGTTCGCGTTCTTCGCAGCGCGGCACGACCCTCGAGGTCCGGGTTCACCCCGACGACCTCGGCCGGGTCATCGGCCGTGCAGGCAGGACCGCCAAGGCCCTGCGCACCGTGATGAACTCGCTGGCCGGCCGTGAGTCGGTGCGAGTGGACCTCATCGAAGCGTAA
- a CDS encoding YraN family protein produces the protein MGRTRTPGRTRTAKSTRTAKGTRRQALGSRGEDLAAAFLEAAGLVVLERNFRCARGELDIIARDGGTAVFVEVKTRRTAMLGSPLEAVTPTKLARIRTLAGIWLREQDEYFPATRIDALGIITEPRVQYFHCPNIQVDS, from the coding sequence ATGGGACGGACACGAACACCCGGTCGGACACGCACGGCGAAGAGCACACGGACCGCCAAAGGGACGCGCAGACAGGCGCTCGGCAGCAGGGGAGAGGACCTCGCCGCCGCGTTCCTCGAAGCCGCCGGTCTGGTCGTTCTCGAACGCAATTTCCGGTGCGCTCGAGGTGAGCTCGACATCATCGCCCGCGACGGCGGCACGGCGGTCTTCGTCGAGGTCAAAACGCGTCGCACCGCAATGCTGGGATCTCCGCTGGAGGCGGTGACCCCGACCAAGCTCGCCCGCATCCGCACACTGGCAGGCATCTGGCTGCGGGAACAGGACGAGTATTTTCCGGCCACACGCATCGATGCGCTCGGCATCATCACGGAACCGCGCGTCCAGTACTTCCACTGCCCGAACATCCAGGTCGACTCATGA